From one Desulfurobacterium thermolithotrophum DSM 11699 genomic stretch:
- the phoU gene encoding phosphate signaling complex protein PhoU, whose translation MIERYIEDLDELKRSFIEMADMARKILSEAMEALTERNVEKAEITYEYDRLIDLKEIEIEEKCVRILALYSPEATDLRFVVSILKSIVDLERVGDLARDICETAIHLSKHPPIKPYIDLPRMLVIVNEMLKNSIMALLRGDVDLAKEVINKDDIVDSFYQRLFDELTEIASKDPANGDIAVRLILVVKALERVGDHATNIAEYAIYYKTGDVVKHKKAQEYLKKLKETEVKKDENGKE comes from the coding sequence ATGATTGAACGCTACATAGAGGATCTTGATGAACTTAAAAGAAGTTTCATAGAAATGGCAGACATGGCTAGAAAAATACTCTCAGAAGCAATGGAAGCTTTAACAGAAAGAAACGTAGAAAAAGCTGAAATAACTTACGAATATGATAGACTCATAGACCTAAAGGAGATAGAAATTGAAGAAAAATGTGTAAGAATACTTGCTCTTTATTCTCCTGAAGCTACCGACCTAAGATTTGTTGTTTCTATTTTAAAGAGCATCGTTGATTTAGAAAGAGTTGGAGATCTTGCAAGAGACATTTGCGAAACAGCAATACACTTATCTAAGCATCCACCCATTAAGCCTTATATTGATCTTCCACGAATGCTGGTTATAGTAAACGAAATGTTGAAAAACTCAATAATGGCTCTTCTTAGAGGAGATGTGGATTTGGCAAAAGAAGTTATCAATAAAGACGACATCGTTGATAGCTTTTACCAAAGACTGTTTGATGAGCTAACAGAGATAGCAAGTAAAGATCCAGCAAATGGTGACATAGCTGTAAGACTCATTTTGGTAGTTAAGGCTCTTGAAAGAGTTGGAGATCATGCTACTAACATTGCTGAATATGCCATTTACTATAAGACTGGTGACGTAGTAAAGCATAAAAAAGCTCAAGAATATCTAAAAAAGTTAAAAGAAACAGAAGTGAAAAAGGATGAAAATGGAAAAGAATAG
- a CDS encoding NAD(P)H-dependent glycerol-3-phosphate dehydrogenase → MKITVLGSGSWGSALSIHFGRSGFEVVQWCRELEVVDYINKNRENPLFLKGFKYPITVKATSKLEDVFSKPVELVISVIPTQFSKQFWKEISSFVKEQKFICASKGIEIETLKTLSDVYEEVFGRKDNYYVLSGPTFAKEVAAGLPAAAVIAGFNEEKTLSLVKTLNTKSFRLYASSDVRGVELGGALKNVIAIATGISDGMNLGFNARAALITRGLHEIKKLGRALGAKEETFFGLSGLGDLILTCTGDLSRNRQFGLSIGRGSGVVDRKFVVEGVYTVKAVIKIAEKLGIEMPISEAVYKVIYEGRNPKEVMKELMARPVKEENY, encoded by the coding sequence GTGAAAATTACCGTTTTAGGATCCGGAAGCTGGGGTTCTGCACTTTCTATTCACTTTGGAAGGTCAGGATTTGAGGTTGTTCAGTGGTGTAGGGAATTAGAAGTTGTAGATTATATTAATAAAAATAGAGAAAATCCTCTATTTCTTAAAGGATTTAAGTATCCAATAACTGTTAAAGCTACTTCAAAATTAGAGGATGTATTTTCTAAGCCTGTGGAGCTTGTTATTTCTGTTATACCTACACAGTTTTCCAAGCAATTCTGGAAAGAAATTTCTAGTTTTGTAAAAGAACAAAAATTTATTTGTGCAAGTAAAGGAATAGAAATAGAAACTCTTAAAACACTTTCCGATGTCTATGAAGAGGTTTTTGGCAGAAAAGATAATTACTATGTTCTATCAGGTCCCACTTTTGCAAAAGAGGTTGCAGCAGGGCTTCCTGCTGCAGCTGTTATTGCAGGTTTTAATGAAGAAAAAACTTTAAGTCTTGTAAAGACTTTAAATACAAAAAGTTTTAGACTCTATGCTTCAAGTGATGTTAGAGGAGTTGAATTAGGTGGAGCTCTTAAAAATGTAATTGCTATTGCAACAGGAATTTCTGATGGAATGAATCTTGGTTTTAATGCCCGTGCTGCTCTTATAACAAGAGGTCTTCATGAGATAAAAAAGCTTGGAAGAGCTCTTGGAGCAAAAGAAGAAACCTTTTTTGGTCTTTCAGGTCTTGGAGATCTTATTCTTACGTGTACAGGAGATCTTTCAAGAAATAGACAGTTTGGTCTTTCAATTGGAAGAGGAAGTGGTGTTGTTGACAGAAAGTTTGTTGTAGAAGGAGTTTATACTGTAAAAGCTGTTATAAAAATAGCTGAGAAACTCGGCATAGAAATGCCAATTAGTGAAGCAGTTTATAAAGTTATATATGAAGGTAGAAATCCAAAAGAGGTAATGAAAGAGCTTATGGCCCGTCCTGTTAAAGAGGAGAACTACTAA
- a CDS encoding metal ABC transporter permease, which yields MELHNPFIYLNYDFGIKAVFSAVLSGLICSAIGTYIILRKMSFIGAGLSHVAFAGIAFGFFIGSSPTLWALVFTLTSGVVIWYLSIKKKIHYDTTLGILFAASMGLAVMFLSLSNNYGSEALSYLFGSPLIVSNFDVLLLILIAFLTFLFYMFFWREIYLITFSEDIAKASGYNVELVTFLAFLVMSFAVTLSIKAVGALLVFSLLVMPAASAFKLTKNYNSFFFLSVFFGFASSILGVFLSFIFDMPSGAAITLSSFFIFLTSLLRD from the coding sequence ATGGAGCTCCACAACCCTTTTATTTACCTTAACTATGATTTCGGAATAAAAGCTGTTTTTTCTGCTGTTCTTTCAGGACTCATTTGTTCTGCAATAGGAACTTATATTATCCTTAGAAAAATGTCATTTATTGGAGCTGGTCTTTCTCACGTTGCCTTTGCAGGAATAGCTTTTGGTTTCTTTATAGGAAGTTCTCCTACTTTATGGGCTCTTGTCTTTACCCTTACTTCAGGGGTTGTTATCTGGTACTTAAGCATAAAGAAAAAAATTCACTACGATACTACCTTAGGAATTCTCTTTGCAGCAAGTATGGGACTTGCTGTTATGTTTCTTAGTCTTTCTAATAACTATGGTTCAGAAGCATTATCTTACCTTTTTGGAAGTCCTCTTATTGTTAGTAATTTTGATGTCTTACTACTAATTTTGATAGCTTTTTTAACTTTTCTCTTTTACATGTTTTTTTGGAGAGAAATATACTTAATCACATTTAGTGAAGACATAGCAAAAGCTTCTGGTTACAATGTTGAATTAGTAACTTTTCTTGCTTTTCTTGTCATGTCCTTTGCAGTTACCTTATCAATAAAAGCAGTTGGAGCTCTTTTAGTATTTTCTCTCCTTGTTATGCCTGCTGCTTCTGCTTTTAAACTAACCAAGAATTATAATAGTTTCTTTTTCCTTTCCGTGTTTTTCGGTTTCGCCTCCTCAATTTTAGGAGTTTTTCTTTCATTTATTTTTGATATGCCTTCGGGTGCTGCTATAACACTTTCATCATTTTTTATTTTCCTTACTTCTCTTTTAAGAGATTAA
- the gltX gene encoding glutamate--tRNA ligase, whose translation MSIRVRFAPSPTGFMHVGNARTALFNYLFAKHNDGKLILRIEDTDLERHSEEAVNVIYEALKWMGISWDEGPNIGGDYGPYRQSERLDIYKRYIEELKNKGLVYECFCTPEELDAMRKEQLERGEPPRYTGKCRNLTEKEKERFKAEGRKPVLRFKVPEDRVIKFKDLIKGEIEIHSRQLGGDFVLVRSNGMPVYNFVVVIDDALMKISHVIRGEDHISNTPKQILLYEALGFSIPQFAHLPMILGTDRSKLSKRHGSTSVKEFRDKGYLSESFTNFLALLGWYPKDGKEILSMEELIERFDIKDVNSAPAVFDTTKLNWMNQVYIRAYPIDKLTDFIIPYLEKVGFEVSKFDRSWLEKVVEVTRDYLTVLSEAPIYMETFLKDDFEIEEEAKKFVLENEVRLKVVETFYVKVENLDEELSSEKFKQIVKEVGKELKAKGKNLFMPVRIALTGKMKGVELDILISLLGKERVLKRISNSLSQLANKSN comes from the coding sequence ATGTCTATAAGAGTTCGTTTTGCTCCAAGTCCCACAGGTTTTATGCACGTAGGAAATGCAAGAACAGCTCTTTTTAACTATCTCTTTGCAAAGCATAATGATGGAAAGCTCATATTAAGAATAGAAGATACAGATCTTGAGAGACACAGCGAAGAAGCAGTTAATGTAATTTATGAAGCTCTTAAGTGGATGGGAATAAGCTGGGATGAAGGTCCAAACATCGGTGGTGATTATGGTCCTTATAGACAGTCTGAAAGATTAGATATCTACAAAAGGTACATAGAGGAGTTAAAAAATAAAGGACTTGTTTACGAATGTTTCTGTACACCTGAAGAATTGGATGCAATGAGAAAAGAACAGCTGGAAAGAGGAGAACCTCCTCGTTATACTGGAAAGTGTAGAAATCTTACGGAAAAAGAAAAAGAAAGATTTAAAGCTGAAGGTAGAAAACCGGTACTTAGATTTAAAGTTCCAGAAGATAGAGTTATAAAGTTTAAAGACCTTATAAAAGGAGAAATAGAAATTCATAGTAGACAGCTAGGTGGTGACTTTGTCTTGGTTCGTTCAAATGGAATGCCTGTTTATAACTTTGTTGTAGTTATTGATGATGCACTTATGAAAATTTCTCACGTCATAAGAGGAGAAGATCATATATCAAATACTCCTAAGCAAATTCTTCTTTATGAAGCTCTTGGATTTTCTATTCCGCAGTTTGCTCATCTTCCAATGATTCTTGGAACAGATAGAAGTAAGCTTTCAAAGCGCCACGGTTCAACCAGCGTTAAAGAATTCAGAGATAAAGGATACCTTTCTGAATCCTTTACAAATTTCTTAGCACTTCTTGGCTGGTATCCAAAAGATGGAAAAGAGATTCTCTCCATGGAAGAGCTAATTGAAAGGTTTGATATAAAGGATGTAAACAGTGCACCTGCTGTTTTTGATACAACTAAACTTAATTGGATGAATCAGGTTTACATTAGAGCCTATCCGATTGATAAACTAACAGATTTCATTATTCCTTATCTTGAAAAAGTTGGTTTTGAAGTTAGTAAATTTGATAGAAGCTGGCTTGAAAAAGTTGTAGAGGTCACAAGAGATTATCTTACTGTACTTTCAGAGGCTCCTATTTATATGGAAACTTTCCTAAAAGATGACTTTGAAATAGAAGAAGAAGCTAAAAAATTTGTATTAGAAAATGAAGTAAGATTAAAGGTAGTTGAAACTTTCTATGTTAAGGTAGAAAACCTTGATGAGGAGTTATCTTCAGAAAAGTTTAAGCAGATAGTAAAAGAAGTAGGGAAAGAGTTGAAAGCAAAAGGTAAAAATCTTTTTATGCCTGTGAGAATTGCTCTTACTGGTAAGATGAAAGGGGTTGAATTAGATATCTTAATTTCACTTCTTGGAAAAGAAAGAGTTTTAAAAAGAATTAGTAATAGTCTTAGCCAGTTAGCAAATAAATCTAACTAA
- the typA gene encoding translational GTPase TypA translates to MKIKNIAVIAHVDHGKTTLVDEMLKQSGTLRKLEEERVLDSFDLERERGITILSKNTAIFYKDYKINIIDTPGHSDFSGEVERVLKMVDGVLLLVDAQEGVMPQTKFVVRKALSLGLKPILVVNKIDKPAAEPDRVVDEVFDLFVDMDATEEQLEFPVIYASAKNGYAKLNLEDDNNDLLPLFETIISHIPEPSGSSDAPLQMQIFTLDYDNYVGRIGIARVFNGIVKKGMAAKVIGQNGEIREGRITKLYTFKGLERLEVDEAPVGDIVAVAGFEELNIGDTIADYENPVPLSPLHIEEPTISVFISVNDSPLAGTEGKHVTATKLKDRLQKEMRTNVAMKFEELGEGKFKVSGRGELQIAILAETLRREGYEFSISRPEVIVKEENSKRLEPFELLVVDVPDEFTGTVIEKIGKRKGEMISMSPMGAGRTRIEFVIPSRGLIGYRSEFLTDTKGEGIMNSTFLEFREFSGVPYRRKNGAIVSMENGVATAYALYNLQERGKLFVKPGDKVYKGMIIGEHNREGDIDVNPIRGKKLTNIRAAGSDEAIKLAPPVEMTLERALEWIEEDELVEVTPESIRLRKKFLDPNERKRYQKQKMG, encoded by the coding sequence ATGAAAATAAAAAATATTGCGGTTATAGCTCATGTTGACCATGGAAAAACTACACTCGTTGATGAGATGCTGAAGCAGAGCGGAACCCTAAGGAAGCTTGAAGAAGAGAGAGTCCTTGATTCTTTTGACCTTGAGAGAGAAAGGGGAATAACAATTCTTTCAAAGAACACAGCTATTTTCTACAAAGACTACAAGATAAACATAATTGATACTCCCGGCCATTCAGACTTTAGCGGTGAAGTTGAAAGGGTTTTGAAAATGGTTGATGGGGTTCTCCTTCTTGTTGATGCTCAGGAAGGAGTTATGCCTCAAACCAAGTTTGTTGTCAGGAAAGCACTTTCTCTCGGGCTTAAACCGATTCTTGTTGTTAACAAGATAGATAAACCGGCAGCTGAACCTGATAGAGTTGTTGATGAAGTTTTTGATCTATTTGTTGACATGGATGCTACAGAAGAACAGTTAGAGTTTCCAGTTATTTACGCATCTGCGAAAAATGGTTATGCCAAACTTAACCTTGAAGATGACAATAACGATTTATTACCGCTCTTTGAAACGATAATCAGCCATATTCCTGAACCATCTGGCTCTTCTGATGCTCCACTTCAGATGCAAATTTTTACGCTTGATTACGACAATTATGTCGGAAGAATTGGAATTGCAAGGGTTTTCAATGGAATAGTTAAAAAAGGAATGGCAGCCAAAGTCATTGGGCAAAATGGAGAGATTAGGGAAGGAAGGATTACTAAGCTCTACACATTTAAAGGTCTTGAAAGGCTTGAAGTTGACGAAGCACCTGTTGGAGACATCGTTGCAGTTGCAGGGTTTGAAGAACTCAACATTGGTGACACAATTGCAGACTACGAAAATCCAGTTCCCCTATCTCCACTCCACATAGAAGAGCCAACAATAAGTGTTTTTATAAGTGTTAACGATTCGCCTCTTGCTGGAACAGAAGGAAAGCACGTAACTGCTACAAAACTAAAAGATAGACTTCAAAAAGAAATGAGAACAAACGTTGCGATGAAGTTTGAGGAGCTCGGAGAAGGAAAGTTTAAGGTTTCTGGAAGAGGAGAGCTCCAAATTGCTATTCTTGCTGAAACTCTAAGAAGAGAAGGATATGAATTCTCAATAAGTAGACCTGAAGTTATCGTTAAAGAGGAAAATAGCAAAAGGTTAGAACCTTTTGAACTCCTTGTGGTTGATGTTCCAGATGAGTTTACGGGAACTGTTATTGAAAAAATTGGAAAGAGAAAAGGTGAAATGATTTCTATGTCACCAATGGGAGCTGGAAGAACAAGAATCGAGTTTGTAATTCCCTCGAGAGGTTTAATAGGCTACAGAAGTGAGTTTCTCACAGACACAAAGGGTGAAGGAATAATGAACAGCACCTTTTTAGAGTTTAGAGAATTTTCAGGAGTTCCTTATAGACGTAAAAATGGAGCAATTGTTTCAATGGAAAATGGCGTTGCAACGGCATATGCTCTTTATAATCTTCAAGAAAGAGGAAAACTCTTTGTAAAACCAGGAGATAAGGTCTATAAGGGAATGATTATCGGCGAGCACAATAGAGAAGGAGACATTGATGTTAATCCTATAAGGGGGAAGAAGCTTACAAACATTAGAGCTGCTGGAAGTGACGAAGCTATAAAACTTGCTCCTCCTGTTGAGATGACACTTGAAAGAGCTCTTGAATGGATTGAAGAAGACGAACTTGTTGAAGTAACTCCAGAGTCAATTAGATTAAGAAAGAAGTTCCTTGATCCAAATGAAAGGAAAAGATATCAGAAGCAGAAAATGGGGTAA
- a CDS encoding NAD(P)H-hydrate dehydratase, which produces MLVTKAEEMRNLDRETIEVLGIPGIVLMENAARGVTSVIYDKLNGNSVVVICGKGNNGGDGLAIARNLYNLGYDVEVVLTAKIEELKGDARINAEILSKLPVPLHVVKEESKLLELYSLLKEADFIIDAIFGTGLSKPAEGFYKDLIEVINKANKPVVSVDIPSGLSSDTGEIIGAHIIADITVTFGFPKLAHIMPPACYYVGELFVVDISIPEDVSSLVTSKRYILTLDEVAFTFPVREIMSHKYTYGHVAVIGGSAGKTGAPSMTAQSALRAGAGLSTVVVPASLNTVFEIKLTEAMSIPIPDAEKGHFGIDTIDEVVETVEKGKFSAVVIGPGLGNEPETFEFAREFIRKTTKPLIIDADGINALAENTDILKMKEQNIIITPHIGEFSRLTGLSKEEILKEPYEIAKEFAEEFGVTVILKSGRTVIATPNGKVYINVIGNPGMATAGTGDVLSGILGAFLGMGIEMEDAAKLGVFLHSLAGDIAAEELSQESLKACDIIDFLPKAIKRIKEKELNLEKHKLPFVTNLREIIGV; this is translated from the coding sequence ATGTTAGTAACAAAAGCAGAAGAAATGAGAAATTTAGATAGAGAAACTATAGAAGTTTTAGGAATACCAGGCATAGTTTTGATGGAAAATGCTGCAAGAGGAGTTACCTCTGTTATTTATGATAAGCTTAATGGAAATTCGGTTGTTGTTATTTGTGGTAAGGGAAACAATGGAGGAGATGGTCTTGCTATAGCAAGAAATCTTTACAACCTTGGCTATGATGTTGAAGTTGTTTTAACTGCAAAAATAGAAGAACTTAAAGGTGATGCAAGAATAAACGCAGAAATTCTTTCTAAACTTCCTGTCCCTCTTCATGTAGTAAAGGAAGAATCAAAACTTTTAGAACTCTATTCTCTCTTAAAAGAAGCTGATTTTATCATTGATGCAATTTTTGGAACCGGACTATCAAAGCCAGCAGAAGGCTTTTACAAGGATTTAATTGAAGTTATTAATAAAGCAAACAAGCCGGTTGTTTCTGTTGACATTCCCTCTGGTCTTTCCTCAGATACAGGAGAAATAATAGGAGCTCATATAATAGCTGATATCACAGTAACCTTTGGTTTTCCTAAGCTCGCCCATATAATGCCTCCTGCCTGTTATTATGTTGGAGAACTCTTTGTTGTAGATATTTCTATTCCTGAAGATGTTTCTTCTCTTGTTACCTCCAAAAGATATATTCTAACTCTTGATGAAGTTGCATTTACTTTTCCTGTTAGAGAGATAATGAGTCACAAGTATACCTATGGTCACGTTGCAGTTATTGGTGGATCAGCTGGAAAAACAGGAGCTCCTTCTATGACTGCTCAAAGCGCTTTAAGAGCTGGTGCAGGTCTTTCAACGGTTGTAGTTCCTGCTTCGCTTAATACGGTATTTGAGATTAAGCTAACAGAAGCTATGTCAATTCCTATTCCTGACGCAGAGAAAGGACACTTTGGAATAGATACTATAGATGAGGTTGTTGAAACTGTTGAAAAAGGTAAGTTTTCTGCAGTTGTTATAGGACCAGGTCTTGGAAATGAACCAGAAACTTTTGAGTTTGCTAGAGAATTTATAAGAAAAACGACAAAACCTCTTATCATCGATGCAGATGGTATAAACGCTCTTGCTGAAAACACTGATATACTTAAAATGAAAGAGCAAAATATAATCATTACGCCACATATAGGAGAATTTTCAAGGCTCACAGGACTTTCAAAAGAAGAAATACTGAAAGAACCTTATGAAATAGCAAAAGAGTTTGCTGAAGAATTTGGAGTTACTGTCATCTTGAAAAGTGGAAGGACCGTTATAGCAACTCCTAATGGTAAGGTTTACATAAACGTAATAGGTAATCCAGGAATGGCCACAGCAGGAACTGGTGATGTTCTTTCTGGAATTTTAGGAGCTTTCCTTGGAATGGGTATAGAAATGGAAGATGCAGCTAAGTTAGGAGTATTTCTTCACTCTCTTGCCGGAGACATAGCGGCTGAAGAACTTAGCCAAGAATCGTTAAAAGCCTGTGACATCATTGATTTTCTCCCTAAAGCTATTAAAAGGATAAAGGAAAAAGAGTTAAATCTAGAAAAACATAAACTTCCTTTTGTAACCAACCTAAGAGAGATAATCGGTGTATAA
- a CDS encoding flavodoxin family protein, whose protein sequence is MKVLAINGSHRKGSTFILLEEALKELKDFETEIISLCDYKLEYCKVCNACKRNGGVCIVKDGYEEIAKKLKEADAVIVGSPVYFGSVTGMLKTLFDRSRTLRINWDLKNKICAAISVGATKHGGQEHTLQAIQAWALIHGMIFVADSDPTAHFGCAAVAKQTENGFEIDEWGLQTARSVGKRIKEVLNLLKEK, encoded by the coding sequence GTGAAAGTTCTTGCAATTAATGGTTCTCATAGAAAAGGTTCTACTTTTATACTTCTTGAAGAAGCACTTAAAGAGTTAAAAGATTTTGAAACAGAAATCATCTCTTTATGCGACTATAAACTAGAGTACTGTAAAGTTTGCAATGCATGTAAAAGAAATGGAGGTGTTTGCATAGTTAAAGATGGTTATGAAGAAATTGCTAAAAAATTAAAAGAAGCTGATGCGGTAATTGTCGGTTCTCCTGTATACTTTGGTTCTGTTACAGGAATGCTAAAAACTCTCTTTGATAGGTCAAGAACTTTAAGAATTAATTGGGATTTAAAGAATAAGATTTGCGCAGCTATATCTGTAGGAGCAACAAAACACGGAGGACAAGAGCATACTTTACAGGCAATTCAAGCTTGGGCACTAATACATGGAATGATTTTTGTGGCTGACTCAGATCCAACAGCTCATTTTGGATGTGCTGCTGTTGCTAAACAAACTGAAAATGGATTTGAAATAGACGAATGGGGACTTCAAACGGCAAGAAGCGTTGGAAAAAGGATTAAAGAAGTGCTTAATCTCTTAAAAGAGAAGTAA
- a CDS encoding DUF3343 domain-containing protein, whose translation MAENKKLSFIATGIRLHMKECFLRFSGLFKRYDYCIAFYSIPEGLKAEKYLKGFKAVSIPLPNEIYKGWGVGILVKEEDKDRLLEHLKENGVSISGLFKRVGTRFEEVR comes from the coding sequence ATGGCTGAAAATAAAAAGCTTTCCTTTATAGCTACAGGAATAAGACTTCATATGAAAGAGTGTTTTTTGCGTTTTTCAGGACTCTTTAAAAGATATGACTACTGCATAGCCTTTTATTCAATTCCTGAAGGACTTAAGGCAGAAAAATACTTAAAAGGATTTAAGGCTGTTTCCATTCCACTTCCAAACGAGATATATAAAGGTTGGGGAGTTGGTATTTTAGTTAAGGAAGAAGACAAAGATAGACTTTTAGAACATCTAAAGGAAAATGGAGTTTCTATCTCAGGACTTTTTAAAAGAGTTGGCACTAGATTTGAAGAGGTAAGATAG
- a CDS encoding sensor histidine kinase, translated as MYKEALKLLFIFIGIVFLGYFGTAFVSSLSGDFYLNNPLFHLLFIFILILLITLFAFFIRNLVLFFFPHFKTNLRIKIFTAFALLILGPALFTIFLSSSVVNKGLDRLLRIQVKRIVNISEETSNQFIDFLVEDLKRKISQLSRKKVTPYTLKIYGIDGFLKANGKNVKVGKIPLSEEDIYSLKKFEEYSYIDDKSKQLVVCQKKKKYFFCVSKKLPDDLVKNITKLKDLHTNYETLVTYKTPIKALYTLAFGIMGVAVLFGALWFARYFEKRITIPVEALYRATQKLSRGDLNVRVEEKASDELKHVITAFNYMVEQLKALKVSLEESRRYMERILNSISPAIITFNSEGNVVSCNRSAKEIFKFSSKNKGESIWNLLSKYPNLKKAVEELVNSKNKRTEVREEIDGREKYLTVELIISPEVTDRILIIEDVTDLVKVQKAQAWKEVAKRIAHEIKNPLTPIALNAERIRKQYQKGNPEIGVIIDKAVNSILAEVEVIKRLIDEFRKFARLPLPEKKITDINELIRSTLEPFGNKINLVFNFENIPQIPIDRSLLREVFTNLVDNSIEAGATKVNVSTTSKDGKVFVVFQDNGPGISEEIADKLFAPYVSTKKNGWGLGLSIVKKIIEDHGGKIYTVDKNTFVIELPV; from the coding sequence GTGTATAAAGAAGCTTTAAAGCTCCTTTTTATTTTCATTGGAATTGTTTTCTTAGGTTATTTTGGAACAGCTTTTGTTTCTTCTCTTTCAGGAGATTTCTACCTTAACAATCCCTTATTTCACCTCCTATTTATCTTCATACTGATTTTGTTGATAACTCTTTTTGCGTTCTTTATTAGAAATCTTGTTCTTTTTTTCTTTCCTCACTTTAAGACAAATTTAAGGATAAAGATATTTACTGCTTTTGCTTTGCTGATTTTAGGACCTGCTCTGTTTACGATTTTTCTTTCTAGTAGCGTTGTAAATAAGGGACTTGATAGACTTTTAAGAATACAGGTCAAAAGAATAGTAAATATTTCAGAAGAAACTTCTAACCAGTTTATTGACTTTTTAGTGGAGGATCTAAAAAGAAAAATAAGTCAGCTATCTCGAAAGAAAGTTACTCCTTACACGCTCAAAATCTACGGCATAGATGGTTTTCTTAAAGCTAACGGAAAGAATGTAAAGGTTGGAAAAATTCCTCTTTCTGAAGAAGATATTTATTCTTTAAAAAAGTTTGAAGAGTATTCATACATAGATGATAAAAGTAAACAATTGGTTGTTTGTCAAAAGAAGAAAAAATATTTTTTCTGTGTCTCAAAGAAACTACCTGATGATTTAGTAAAGAACATAACAAAACTAAAAGACCTTCATACTAACTATGAAACTCTTGTAACTTATAAAACTCCTATAAAGGCACTCTACACTTTAGCTTTTGGAATAATGGGAGTTGCGGTTTTGTTTGGAGCTCTTTGGTTTGCTCGATATTTTGAAAAGAGAATAACAATTCCTGTCGAAGCGCTCTATAGAGCGACTCAAAAGCTATCTAGGGGTGATCTAAATGTTAGAGTAGAGGAAAAAGCGTCAGATGAACTTAAGCATGTCATAACTGCTTTTAACTACATGGTAGAACAGCTAAAAGCCTTGAAAGTCTCTCTTGAAGAAAGTCGCCGCTATATGGAAAGAATTCTTAATAGTATTTCTCCAGCAATTATAACGTTTAATAGCGAAGGAAATGTTGTTTCCTGCAACCGTTCGGCAAAAGAAATTTTTAAGTTTTCCTCAAAAAATAAAGGAGAATCTATATGGAATCTTCTTTCAAAGTATCCAAATCTTAAAAAAGCAGTAGAAGAGTTAGTAAACTCAAAGAATAAAAGAACCGAAGTAAGAGAGGAAATAGACGGCAGAGAAAAGTACCTCACTGTGGAACTCATAATTTCTCCTGAAGTTACAGATAGAATTTTAATAATTGAAGATGTTACTGACCTTGTTAAAGTTCAGAAAGCTCAAGCGTGGAAAGAGGTAGCGAAAAGAATAGCTCACGAGATAAAAAATCCTTTAACACCGATTGCGCTTAATGCTGAACGAATTAGGAAGCAGTATCAGAAAGGAAATCCAGAAATCGGTGTAATCATTGATAAGGCTGTTAATTCTATTCTTGCTGAAGTAGAAGTAATAAAACGTTTAATCGATGAATTTAGGAAGTTTGCAAGACTTCCATTACCTGAGAAAAAAATTACAGATATAAATGAACTAATAAGGAGCACTCTTGAACCTTTTGGAAACAAAATCAATCTTGTTTTTAACTTTGAGAATATCCCTCAAATTCCTATTGATAGAAGCCTTTTACGGGAAGTTTTTACAAATCTTGTGGATAACAGCATTGAAGCAGGAGCTACAAAAGTAAATGTTTCTACAACATCAAAAGATGGAAAAGTTTTTGTTGTTTTTCAAGATAACGGTCCTGGAATCTCTGAAGAAATAGCTGATAAATTATTTGCTCCTTATGTTTCAACCAAGAAAAACGGTTGGGGATTAGGACTATCCATAGTTAAGAAGATAATAGAAGATCACGGAGGAAAAATCTATACAGTAGATAAAAATACTTTTGTTATAGAGCTCCCTGTGTAA